In the genome of Halostella limicola, one region contains:
- a CDS encoding DUF420 domain-containing protein, producing the protein MQRRMRGHVPAATGLLTVVSLALVFGAALGAVPGAALPRAPDAVLSAIPHVNAVISAAAIGTILTGVRAIRRGRVDRHRRLMLASFALFLGFLVLYLYRITLEGPAPFPGPDGVYAYVYLPILAIHILLAILTLPLVYYALLLAWTRSVSELRETRHARVGRAAAALWLVSFALGEVVYAMLYVIY; encoded by the coding sequence ATGCAACGCCGAATGAGGGGACACGTCCCCGCGGCCACGGGCCTGCTCACGGTCGTCTCGCTCGCGCTCGTGTTCGGGGCCGCGCTCGGCGCGGTGCCGGGGGCGGCGCTCCCGCGAGCGCCCGACGCGGTGCTGTCGGCGATCCCGCACGTCAACGCGGTCATCAGCGCGGCGGCGATCGGGACGATCCTGACGGGCGTCCGGGCGATCCGGCGCGGCCGGGTCGACCGCCACCGGCGGCTGATGCTCGCCTCGTTCGCCCTGTTTCTCGGCTTCCTCGTGCTGTACCTGTACCGGATCACGCTGGAGGGGCCGGCGCCGTTCCCCGGACCGGACGGCGTCTACGCGTACGTCTACCTCCCGATACTGGCGATCCACATCTTGCTCGCGATCCTGACGCTGCCGCTCGTCTACTACGCCCTCCTGCTCGCGTGGACGCGGTCGGTGAGCGAACTCCGGGAGACCCGCCACGCGCGCGTCGGGCGCGCCGCCGCCGCGCTGTGGCTGGTGTCGTTCGCGCTCGGCGAGGTGGTGTACGCGATGCTCTACGTGATCTACTGA
- a CDS encoding GNAT family N-acetyltransferase: protein MPGPAFLEGETVTLRTVEEEDVEFLRDGVNDPDVWRTTLMAEPQNTEQEREFFEEIVCEDGSVDLIVADDEDPVGMIGLNGLDEGNGVAELGYWIAPEHWGNGYATDAARTVTEYAFAQRRLHRVAARVVDFNEASARVLEKAGFEREGVHRGAAFVDGEHRDVVWYGRLATDE, encoded by the coding sequence ATGCCAGGCCCGGCGTTTCTGGAGGGCGAGACAGTGACGCTCCGAACGGTCGAGGAGGAGGACGTGGAGTTCCTCCGCGACGGCGTGAACGATCCGGACGTGTGGCGCACCACGCTGATGGCGGAGCCGCAGAACACGGAACAGGAGCGGGAGTTCTTCGAGGAAATCGTCTGCGAGGACGGCTCGGTCGACCTCATCGTCGCGGACGACGAGGACCCGGTCGGCATGATCGGACTGAACGGTCTCGACGAGGGCAACGGCGTCGCGGAACTCGGCTACTGGATAGCGCCCGAGCACTGGGGGAACGGCTACGCGACCGACGCGGCGCGGACGGTGACCGAGTACGCCTTCGCGCAGCGCCGCCTGCACCGCGTTGCGGCCCGCGTCGTCGACTTCAACGAGGCCTCGGCCCGGGTGCTGGAGAAGGCCGGCTTCGAGCGCGAGGGCGTCCACCGCGGGGCGGCGTTCGTCGACGGCGAGCACCGCGACGTCGTCTGGTACGGCCGCCTCGCGACCGACGAGTGA
- the purF gene encoding amidophosphoribosyltransferase: MTEKCGVVGISLADRDAARPLYYSLYALQHRGQESAGIVTHDGFQQHSHVEMGLVGDVFSEDDIAGLNGSTGIGHVRYPTSGSVDSCCAQPFSVSFKSGSLGLSHNGNLVNADEIRDELAELGHAFTSDGDTEVIAHDLARNLLEEDLVRAVKRTMGRIHGSYSLTITHDDTVMGVRDPQGNRPLCIGKLDDGYILASESAAIDTLDGELVRDVKPGELVVLQTDGQGFDTYQLVEEENTAHCFFEHIYFARPDSVIDGKRVYEVRRDLGRKLWEESGIDSDVVLPVPDSGRAFASGYAEAADGVEFAEGLMKNRYVGRTFIMPTQDERERAVRLKLNPIKSTVEGKSVTIIDDSIVRGTTSTQLVKLLKDVGAEEVHVRIGAPPIVAPCYMGIDMASRDELIAADRTVEEIADEIRADSLAYLSKDAVAEVLEQSRDDLCMGCVTGEYPYEIEGEETDRDVSRPTAPSDD; the protein is encoded by the coding sequence ATGACGGAAAAGTGCGGCGTGGTCGGCATCTCGCTCGCCGACCGCGACGCGGCGCGCCCGCTCTACTACTCCCTGTACGCGCTCCAGCACCGCGGACAGGAGTCGGCGGGGATCGTCACTCACGACGGGTTCCAGCAGCACAGCCACGTCGAGATGGGGCTCGTCGGCGACGTCTTCTCCGAGGACGACATCGCGGGTCTGAACGGGTCGACCGGCATCGGTCACGTCCGCTATCCGACGTCCGGCAGCGTCGACTCCTGTTGCGCCCAGCCGTTCTCCGTCTCGTTCAAGAGCGGGTCGCTGGGGCTCTCGCACAACGGCAACCTCGTCAACGCCGACGAGATACGGGACGAGCTGGCCGAACTCGGCCACGCGTTCACCTCCGACGGCGACACCGAGGTGATCGCCCACGACCTCGCGCGCAACCTGCTGGAGGAGGACCTGGTCCGCGCGGTCAAGCGCACCATGGGGCGCATCCACGGGTCGTACTCGCTGACGATCACCCACGACGACACCGTGATGGGCGTCCGCGACCCGCAGGGCAACCGACCGCTCTGCATCGGGAAGCTCGACGACGGCTACATCCTCGCCAGCGAGTCCGCGGCGATCGACACGCTGGACGGCGAACTCGTCCGCGACGTGAAACCCGGTGAGCTCGTCGTCCTCCAGACGGACGGGCAGGGGTTCGACACCTACCAGCTCGTCGAGGAGGAGAACACCGCGCACTGCTTCTTCGAGCACATCTACTTCGCCCGCCCGGACAGCGTCATCGACGGCAAGCGCGTCTACGAGGTTCGCCGCGACCTCGGCCGCAAGCTCTGGGAGGAGAGCGGCATCGACAGCGACGTGGTCCTGCCGGTGCCCGACTCCGGGCGCGCGTTCGCCTCGGGTTACGCCGAGGCCGCCGACGGCGTGGAGTTCGCCGAGGGGCTGATGAAGAACCGCTACGTCGGCCGGACGTTCATCATGCCGACGCAGGACGAGCGCGAGCGCGCGGTGCGCCTGAAGCTCAACCCCATCAAGAGCACGGTCGAGGGAAAATCCGTCACGATCATCGACGACTCCATCGTCCGCGGAACAACGTCGACCCAGCTCGTCAAGCTCCTCAAGGACGTCGGCGCGGAGGAGGTCCACGTCCGCATCGGCGCGCCGCCGATCGTCGCGCCCTGCTACATGGGCATCGACATGGCCAGCCGCGACGAGCTCATCGCGGCCGACCGGACGGTCGAGGAGATCGCCGACGAGATACGGGCCGACAGCCTCGCCTACCTCTCGAAGGACGCCGTCGCCGAGGTACTCGAACAGTCACGCGACGACCTCTGCATGGGCTGTGTCACCGGCGAGTACCCCTACGAGATCGAGGGCGAGGAGACCGATCGCGACGTGTCGCGGCCGACGGCCCCGAGCGACGACTGA
- a CDS encoding 50S ribosomal protein L37e: MTGAGTPSQGKKNTTTHTKCRRCGEKSYHVKKKECSSCGFGKSSKRRGYEWQSKAGE, from the coding sequence ATGACTGGTGCAGGAACCCCGAGCCAGGGCAAAAAGAACACCACGACCCACACGAAGTGCCGTCGGTGTGGCGAGAAGTCGTATCACGTCAAGAAAAAGGAGTGCTCGTCGTGCGGATTCGGCAAGTCGAGCAAGCGGCGCGGCTACGAGTGGCAGTCGAAGGCCGGCGAGTAA
- a CDS encoding LSM domain-containing protein, which produces MSERPLDVLEASVGEEVTVRLKDGEEYDGHLTGYDQHMNLVLEDAEGEDTTIIRGDNVVSIIP; this is translated from the coding sequence ATGAGCGAACGTCCGCTCGACGTCCTCGAGGCGTCCGTCGGCGAGGAAGTGACCGTCCGTCTCAAAGATGGCGAGGAGTACGACGGCCATCTCACGGGCTACGACCAGCACATGAACCTCGTGCTCGAAGACGCCGAGGGCGAAGACACAACGATTATACGCGGCGATAACGTCGTGTCGATCATCCCATGA
- a CDS encoding M20/M25/M40 family metallo-hydrolase has protein sequence MDDSRRAFLDDLLSASTPSGYEAPGQRVWVDYVSDFADEVRTDDYGNAVAVSEGSGPEIAVAGHADQIGLLVREIDDEGHLHVSPVGSMDATVTRGQQVTVHADDGPVPGVIGQTAIHVREDEDGDDEGVADQHVDVGAADGEAAGDLVAVGDPITIDGSVTDLQGSRVAAPGLDNRAGMWTAAEAFRRAVAADAEATVYAVSTVQEEVGLQGARMVGFDLDPDAVVAVDVTHALDYPDAPDDRASDVALGDGPVLSRGSANHPALVDALRATAADTGVGVQLQSSPTTTRTDADAFYTSRSGIPSTYLGVPNRYMHTPVEVVDAADLAAAADLLAAFLADAGDHAPFTVDI, from the coding sequence ATGGACGATTCCCGACGCGCCTTTCTCGACGACCTGCTCTCGGCGTCCACTCCGTCCGGCTACGAGGCCCCCGGACAGCGGGTGTGGGTCGACTACGTAAGCGACTTCGCCGACGAGGTCCGCACCGACGATTACGGCAACGCGGTCGCCGTCAGCGAGGGGAGCGGCCCCGAGATAGCCGTCGCCGGCCACGCGGACCAGATCGGCCTGCTCGTCCGTGAGATAGACGACGAGGGGCACCTCCACGTCTCCCCCGTGGGGTCGATGGACGCGACGGTGACCCGCGGCCAGCAGGTGACCGTCCACGCGGACGACGGCCCGGTCCCCGGCGTCATCGGACAGACCGCGATCCACGTCCGCGAGGACGAGGACGGTGACGACGAGGGGGTCGCCGACCAGCACGTCGACGTGGGCGCGGCGGACGGCGAGGCGGCCGGCGATCTGGTCGCCGTGGGCGACCCGATCACGATCGACGGCAGCGTGACCGACTTGCAGGGTTCGCGCGTCGCGGCTCCGGGGTTGGACAACCGCGCCGGGATGTGGACAGCGGCCGAAGCGTTCCGCCGCGCGGTCGCGGCCGACGCCGAGGCGACGGTGTACGCCGTCAGCACCGTGCAGGAGGAGGTCGGCCTGCAGGGCGCGCGGATGGTCGGGTTCGATCTGGACCCGGACGCGGTCGTCGCCGTCGACGTCACGCACGCGCTCGACTACCCGGACGCGCCCGACGACCGCGCCAGCGACGTGGCGCTCGGCGACGGCCCGGTCCTCTCGCGCGGGAGCGCGAACCACCCCGCGCTCGTCGACGCGCTCCGCGCGACGGCGGCCGACACGGGCGTCGGCGTGCAGTTGCAGTCGTCGCCGACCACCACGCGGACCGACGCTGACGCGTTCTACACGTCGAGAAGCGGGATCCCGTCGACGTATCTCGGGGTCCCGAACCGGTACATGCACACGCCGGTCGAGGTCGTCGACGCCGCCGACCTCGCCGCCGCGGCCGACCTGCTCGCGGCGTTTCTCGCCGACGCGGGGGATCACGCCCCCTTCACCGTGGATATCTGA
- a CDS encoding zinc-dependent metalloprotease — protein sequence MNLYRSVRAVTSASGEGPIDWSAVAEAAKASTEAGSIDVSEAEADGYADDVRDARNRVREVAALEFDVPRAVEIQNRHHWIDANVETFGRLMKPLEEETAEIFPGAARVVNTGSMSFMLGFLARNVLGQYDPLLLAEEPDDHALYFVRPNIRRTADTLNVEYARFRRWIAFHEVTHAAEFGAAPWLSDHLEEHMERGIGAVADGSLDRDAFRELDAVMTVVEGYAELLMDHAFDDEYADLRQKLDQRRQGRGPLARLVRRALGLGLKRRQYERGKAFFETVADERGVAAAGAVWERPEHLPTPDEIDSPRTWIRRVDP from the coding sequence GTGAATCTCTACCGTAGCGTCCGGGCCGTCACGTCGGCCTCCGGCGAGGGACCGATAGACTGGAGCGCCGTCGCGGAGGCCGCGAAGGCGTCGACGGAAGCCGGGTCGATCGACGTCTCGGAGGCCGAGGCCGACGGCTACGCGGACGACGTTCGCGACGCGCGCAACCGCGTCCGCGAGGTGGCCGCCCTCGAGTTCGACGTGCCCCGCGCCGTCGAGATCCAGAACCGCCACCACTGGATCGACGCCAACGTCGAGACGTTCGGGCGCCTGATGAAGCCTCTGGAGGAGGAGACGGCCGAGATCTTCCCCGGCGCGGCGCGCGTCGTCAACACCGGGTCGATGAGCTTCATGCTCGGCTTTCTCGCCCGCAACGTCCTCGGGCAGTACGACCCGCTGTTGCTCGCCGAGGAGCCGGACGACCACGCGCTGTACTTCGTCCGCCCGAACATCCGCCGGACGGCCGACACGCTGAACGTCGAGTACGCCCGGTTCCGCCGCTGGATCGCGTTCCACGAGGTGACCCACGCGGCCGAGTTCGGCGCGGCGCCGTGGCTCTCCGACCACCTGGAGGAGCACATGGAACGGGGCATCGGCGCGGTGGCCGACGGGTCGCTCGACCGCGACGCGTTCAGGGAACTCGACGCGGTGATGACAGTCGTCGAGGGGTACGCCGAACTCCTGATGGACCACGCGTTCGACGACGAGTACGCCGACCTCCGGCAGAAGCTCGACCAGCGCCGGCAGGGCCGCGGCCCCCTCGCCCGCCTCGTCCGCCGCGCGCTCGGCCTCGGGCTGAAGCGCCGCCAGTACGAGCGCGGCAAGGCCTTCTTCGAGACGGTCGCCGACGAGCGCGGCGTCGCCGCCGCCGGCGCGGTGTGGGAGCGTCCGGAGCACCTGCCGACGCCCGACGAGATCGACTCGCCGCGAACGTGGATCCGACGCGTCGACCCTTGA
- a CDS encoding HalOD1 output domain-containing protein, with translation MTPDSPSTVERSARNETLTESIAIAVADAKGVDPLDLDPLYESVDPDALERFVGETGDAAVDRVTVTYEGCEVTVRGDRSVVVAPAEAVSSAAESVTSVE, from the coding sequence ATGACCCCGGACTCCCCCTCCACCGTCGAACGAAGCGCCCGAAACGAAACGCTCACCGAGAGCATCGCGATCGCGGTTGCGGACGCCAAGGGCGTCGACCCGCTCGATCTGGATCCGCTCTACGAGAGCGTCGACCCCGACGCGCTGGAGCGGTTCGTCGGCGAAACGGGCGACGCCGCCGTCGACCGGGTGACGGTCACCTACGAAGGGTGCGAGGTCACGGTCCGCGGCGATCGGAGCGTGGTCGTCGCGCCGGCTGAGGCCGTCTCCTCCGCAGCCGAGTCCGTCACCTCCGTCGAGTGA
- a CDS encoding class I SAM-dependent methyltransferase, which translates to MDERNAVREGYDALAETYAGQRSDDETLGTTLLDDLLADLPDDGRLLDAGCGQGTPVLARADVEAVGLDFSPAQLRLASENAPGAALLRGDMGRLPFGADSFDAVTAFHSLIHVPLDDHQTVVDEFARVLRPGGRVLVSEGLTEWEGRNPDWLDSGAAMEWHIAGAEATREHLRTAGFDVLDQWAVDDTLADEEGAQKPFFLAALEK; encoded by the coding sequence ATGGACGAACGGAACGCCGTGCGCGAAGGGTACGACGCCCTCGCGGAGACGTACGCCGGGCAGCGGTCGGACGACGAGACGCTCGGAACGACGCTGCTCGACGACCTGCTCGCCGACCTCCCGGACGACGGGCGACTGCTCGACGCCGGGTGCGGACAGGGGACGCCGGTGCTCGCCCGCGCCGACGTCGAGGCGGTCGGGCTCGACTTCTCCCCCGCGCAGCTACGGCTGGCGTCGGAGAACGCCCCGGGCGCCGCCCTCCTGCGGGGCGACATGGGCCGGCTCCCGTTCGGCGCCGACTCGTTCGACGCCGTCACCGCCTTTCACTCGCTGATCCACGTCCCGCTCGACGACCACCAGACGGTCGTCGACGAGTTCGCCCGCGTCCTCCGGCCGGGCGGGCGAGTCCTCGTCTCAGAGGGCCTGACGGAGTGGGAGGGGAGAAACCCGGACTGGCTCGACTCCGGCGCGGCGATGGAGTGGCACATCGCCGGCGCGGAGGCGACGCGCGAGCACCTGCGGACGGCCGGGTTCGACGTGCTCGACCAGTGGGCCGTCGACGACACGCTCGCCGACGAGGAGGGGGCGCAGAAGCCGTTCTTCCTGGCAGCACTTGAGAAGTAG
- a CDS encoding nuclear transport factor 2 family protein: MTAADTVREYYESLRRGEPLYTYFAEDAQTTKFGIAESLVGYDDVAEGLREQSRTTEEWTVDTRRLSVTERDDFAWFSDEVDLAWTDATTGQRRAYATRWSGALERRDGEWLFVELHVSAPDRTLANAGNGDGD, from the coding sequence ATGACCGCCGCCGACACCGTGCGCGAGTACTACGAGTCCCTGCGACGGGGGGAACCGCTGTACACCTACTTCGCGGAGGACGCCCAGACGACCAAGTTCGGCATCGCGGAGTCGCTGGTCGGCTACGACGACGTGGCCGAGGGGCTGCGGGAGCAGAGCCGAACCACGGAGGAGTGGACGGTGGACACCCGACGGCTCAGCGTCACGGAGCGCGACGACTTCGCGTGGTTCAGCGACGAGGTAGACCTGGCCTGGACCGACGCGACGACCGGGCAGCGCCGCGCCTACGCGACCCGCTGGAGCGGGGCGCTGGAGCGCCGCGACGGCGAGTGGCTGTTCGTCGAACTGCACGTCAGCGCGCCGGACCGAACTCTCGCGAACGCCGGGAACGGGGACGGCGACTAA
- a CDS encoding AAA domain-containing protein codes for MNIRGTAVGEAEVRTVSTQYGESDLAEVDLRLEEGADPVPVTLWGKWTETAELVEPGMELRVTDAEEDDYDGGYATTGDSYVVLEPDFLVDVTDVRSWVQCPRMYYLNKLSGIPLVYPVVKGTIVHEVFGDLLRGRDLDESIADRVEEVGLELGLLGKTREEVADEVRQNAMAIEGWLNQGVLTDEERSAAADESSERAFAPAESEWRSEQTLISQTFGIKGRADAIRRGMPVELKTGKNTKRDPRFHDKIQAACYALILRERGVPTDTGTLLYTKNSALDRSEATGDLSPAKEFSVGDGLLKFVVRTRNEIAAMEHDMDVPTGYEADATCDYCFEQDTCQVVSGRLDQESKAGQIGRPIPQEERDYFDRFYRAIEEERRETHREYAKLWEQTGAERADDDRALINLEPTDRRQLDGGRWELRAERTDDAVSKIREGDVVLASDGDPVSGHAELARVERLDEEVVVTADEPVDLCRLDVYPSELSADRMLTALHDGLLKGSERRKDVLFDRAEPEFRDVSETFIDNNAAQDEAVTKSVAAEDFALVHGPPGTGKTYTIARTIRALVERGDRVLLSAFTNRAVDNALEAVRDQWFEDGVGPEDRRDGGGATADVLRVGTKSGVREDMQDVRLEQRGDPGERVRELREAPVVAATTATCGSRVMREQSFDVAVVDEAAQLTEPETLAAINLADRFVLVGDHEQLPPVVRAENDLTESLFERLIDEHPDAGVMLDRQYRMAQRIQAYASREFYDGELRPATGEVAAQRLADLPDVDVNALPDHLRDPVTMIDVPGDGSRHTDAVEADRVAETVEAFAAAGVDRGDVGVIAPFRAQVAEISRRVPDAVTVDTVDRFQGSSKEVIVVSFVASGDLDSPIFEDYRRVNVALTRAKRALVLVGDADALATDDVYARMVEWARA; via the coding sequence GTGAATATACGGGGGACCGCCGTCGGCGAGGCGGAGGTACGGACAGTCTCCACGCAGTACGGCGAGAGCGACCTCGCGGAGGTCGACCTGCGGCTCGAGGAGGGCGCCGACCCCGTGCCGGTGACGCTGTGGGGCAAGTGGACCGAGACGGCCGAACTCGTCGAACCGGGGATGGAGCTCCGCGTCACGGACGCCGAGGAGGACGACTACGACGGCGGCTACGCCACGACGGGCGACTCCTACGTCGTGCTCGAACCGGACTTCCTCGTGGACGTGACCGACGTCCGCTCGTGGGTGCAGTGCCCGCGGATGTACTACCTGAACAAGCTGTCGGGCATTCCGCTGGTCTACCCCGTCGTGAAGGGGACGATCGTCCACGAGGTGTTCGGCGACCTCCTGCGCGGCCGCGACCTCGACGAGTCCATCGCCGACCGCGTCGAGGAGGTCGGCCTCGAACTCGGCCTGCTCGGGAAGACCCGCGAGGAGGTCGCGGACGAGGTGCGACAGAACGCGATGGCGATCGAGGGATGGCTGAATCAGGGAGTCCTCACCGACGAGGAGAGGTCGGCCGCCGCCGACGAATCCTCGGAGCGGGCGTTCGCGCCCGCGGAGAGCGAGTGGCGCAGCGAGCAGACGCTCATCAGCCAGACGTTCGGCATCAAGGGCCGGGCCGACGCCATCCGGCGCGGCATGCCCGTGGAGCTGAAGACCGGGAAGAACACGAAGCGCGACCCGCGGTTCCACGACAAGATACAGGCGGCCTGCTACGCGCTCATCCTGCGGGAGCGTGGCGTCCCCACGGACACCGGCACTCTGCTGTACACGAAGAACTCCGCGCTCGACCGCTCGGAGGCGACCGGCGACCTCTCGCCGGCAAAGGAGTTCTCCGTCGGCGACGGCCTGCTGAAGTTCGTCGTCCGTACCCGCAACGAGATCGCGGCGATGGAGCACGACATGGACGTGCCGACGGGGTACGAGGCGGACGCCACCTGCGACTACTGCTTCGAGCAGGACACCTGCCAGGTGGTGTCGGGCCGCCTCGACCAGGAGTCGAAGGCCGGCCAGATCGGTCGGCCCATCCCGCAGGAGGAGCGCGACTACTTCGACCGCTTCTACCGGGCTATCGAGGAGGAGCGCCGGGAGACCCACCGCGAGTACGCGAAGCTGTGGGAGCAGACCGGCGCGGAGCGCGCGGACGACGACCGCGCGCTGATCAACCTCGAACCGACCGACCGCCGCCAGCTCGACGGGGGCCGGTGGGAGCTCCGCGCCGAGCGCACGGACGACGCGGTCTCGAAGATCCGCGAGGGCGACGTGGTGCTCGCCAGCGACGGCGACCCCGTCTCGGGGCACGCCGAACTCGCCCGCGTCGAGCGCCTCGACGAGGAGGTCGTCGTCACCGCGGACGAGCCGGTCGACCTGTGCCGGCTCGACGTTTACCCCTCGGAGCTCTCCGCAGACAGGATGCTCACGGCGCTGCACGACGGGCTGCTGAAGGGGAGCGAGCGCCGGAAGGACGTGCTGTTCGACCGCGCCGAACCCGAGTTCCGCGACGTGAGCGAGACGTTCATCGACAACAACGCGGCGCAGGACGAGGCCGTGACGAAGTCGGTCGCCGCGGAGGACTTCGCGCTGGTCCACGGGCCGCCGGGGACGGGGAAGACCTACACCATCGCCCGGACGATCCGGGCGCTCGTCGAGCGCGGCGACCGCGTCCTGCTGTCGGCGTTCACAAACCGCGCGGTTGACAACGCGCTGGAGGCGGTGCGGGACCAGTGGTTCGAAGACGGCGTCGGTCCGGAGGACCGACGAGACGGAGGCGGTGCGACCGCCGACGTCCTCCGGGTCGGGACGAAGTCCGGCGTCCGCGAGGACATGCAGGACGTGCGCCTCGAACAGCGCGGCGACCCGGGCGAGCGCGTCCGCGAGCTCCGCGAGGCTCCCGTGGTCGCCGCCACCACGGCGACCTGCGGGTCCCGGGTGATGCGCGAGCAGTCGTTCGACGTGGCCGTCGTCGACGAGGCGGCCCAGCTCACCGAGCCGGAGACGCTCGCCGCGATCAACCTCGCCGACCGGTTCGTGCTCGTCGGCGACCACGAGCAACTGCCGCCCGTCGTCCGCGCCGAGAACGACCTCACGGAGTCGCTGTTCGAGCGCCTCATCGACGAGCACCCGGACGCGGGCGTGATGCTCGACCGCCAGTACCGCATGGCACAGCGCATTCAGGCGTACGCCTCCCGGGAGTTCTACGACGGCGAACTCCGGCCCGCGACCGGAGAAGTGGCCGCCCAGCGTCTCGCGGACCTCCCGGACGTGGACGTGAACGCGCTCCCAGACCACCTTCGGGACCCCGTCACCATGATCGACGTGCCCGGCGACGGGTCGCGCCACACAGACGCCGTCGAGGCGGACCGCGTCGCAGAGACGGTCGAGGCGTTCGCCGCGGCGGGGGTCGACCGCGGCGACGTCGGCGTCATCGCGCCGTTCCGCGCGCAGGTCGCCGAGATCTCCCGGCGGGTCCCGGACGCGGTCACCGTCGACACGGTCGACCGGTTTCAGGGCTCCTCGAAGGAGGTCATCGTCGTCTCCTTCGTCGCCAGCGGCGACCTCGACAGCCCGATCTTCGAGGACTACCGCCGCGTCAACGTTGCGCTGACCCGGGCGAAGCGGGCGCTCGTGCTCGTCGGCGACGCCGACGCGCTCGCGACCGACGACGTGTACGCCCGCATGGTCGAGTGGGCCCGCGCGTAG
- a CDS encoding YqjF family protein yields MGPSLLSMEWRDLLFAHYPLAPDRLRARLPEGASLDTYDGQAWLGVVALTMGDVRPRFAPLGLTFPQVNLRTYVTIDGEPGVYFLSMDADERLAVTAGRRALGVPYFLADASVSRRGAEVRFESERIHAGEADAAFRATYGPDGPPEPVRSGTLAEFAIDRYRFYLPGRDAVYTGVVDHDPWTLRTASVTIDENTLFAASDIGRPAAEPRCHVAPAREVTLGDVGRRRIEAEPRQEPVRI; encoded by the coding sequence ATGGGACCGTCGCTGCTGTCCATGGAGTGGCGCGACCTCCTGTTCGCACACTACCCGCTCGCGCCGGACCGCCTCCGCGCGCGACTGCCCGAGGGCGCCTCGCTCGACACCTACGACGGCCAGGCGTGGCTGGGCGTCGTCGCGCTCACGATGGGCGACGTGCGGCCGCGGTTCGCCCCGTTGGGTCTCACGTTCCCGCAGGTCAACCTCCGCACGTACGTCACGATAGACGGGGAGCCGGGCGTCTACTTCCTCAGCATGGACGCCGACGAGCGCCTGGCGGTCACCGCCGGTCGCCGCGCGCTCGGCGTCCCGTACTTCCTCGCGGACGCGTCCGTCAGCAGGCGTGGCGCGGAGGTCCGTTTCGAGAGCGAGCGGATCCACGCGGGCGAGGCTGACGCAGCATTTCGCGCCACCTACGGGCCCGACGGGCCGCCGGAACCCGTCCGCTCGGGGACGCTGGCGGAGTTCGCCATCGATCGCTACCGGTTCTACCTCCCCGGGCGAGACGCCGTCTACACAGGGGTCGTCGACCACGACCCGTGGACGCTCCGGACGGCGTCGGTGACGATAGACGAGAACACGCTGTTCGCCGCGAGCGACATCGGCCGCCCCGCGGCGGAGCCGCGCTGTCACGTCGCGCCCGCCCGGGAGGTGACGCTCGGCGACGTCGGGCGACGCAGGATCGAAGCGGAGCCGCGACAGGAGCCGGTCAGGATCTGA